A section of the Malus sylvestris chromosome 17, drMalSylv7.2, whole genome shotgun sequence genome encodes:
- the LOC126610026 gene encoding uncharacterized protein LOC126610026, which yields MGTSMIRRVQGQHKAYMNSLKIPVTSEASKNQKFEKTPSGGSSQFNWRSKKEVQRANSKTEGERNHVPQSLYPVKYRILRRAQEDMIMMPTPGLRTEPICFGIVSPERKLPSISLDPFGEVPKQIPDSGINQQEGAPEPLLPEDAMTWLDEFMEQIGSKKEDFPEPGTFHINMTYVLSAMFGDEPDQPATMEGDYLTTEPMMAHVSVEVVEEEELGKTESSKTFQNGSLRIYTKKMVFSRPNMLLANHLKPIYVAAHLEGIPFKRVLIDGGAAINVLPAKQMKKIGRGVEDPIPTDFTVSSFSSAITKTHGILPLEVDLGSKQIMLAFFVVDCASTYGALLGRDWIHQSLAIPSTLHQQVVVYHEAGTEGPGFWEMVEAESRPFLPTANKAEANFYDPNVGILQCSRSDKNGRPTKVTTQKLLEQGMFLTREEWDRPCIVPTPQYHQ from the coding sequence atgggaacATCTATGATAAGAAGGGTCCAAGGGCAGCATAAAGCCTATATGAATTCTTTAAAGATTCCCGTGACATCTGAAGCCTCAAAAAATCAGAAGTTTGAAAAAACACCCTCTGGGGGAAGTAGTCAGTTTAACTGGAGGAGTAAAAAGGAGGTGCAAAGGGCTAATAGCAAAACAGAGGGTGAGAGAAACCATGTACCACAAAGCCTATACCCTGTGAAGTACAGGATAttgaggagagctcaagaagatatgaTAATGATGCCCACTCCTGGATTGAGGACAGAGCCAATTTGTTTTGGAATTGTTTCGCCTGAGAGGAAGCTCCCTTCTATATCATTGGATCCTTTCGGTGAAGTTCCCAAGCAGATACCAGATTCGGGCATAAATCAACAGGAGGGAGCACCAGAACCTTTACTCCCAGAAGATGCGATGACCTGGTTAGACGAATTTATGGAACAGATCGGGAGCAAGAAAGAAGACTTTCCAGAGCCTGGTACCTTTCATATCAACATGACGTATGTGTTATCCGCCATGTTTGGTGATGAGCCTGATCAGCCCGCCACTATGGAAGGTGACTATTTGACAACAGAACCAATGATGGCCCATGTCAGCGTTGAAGTAGTCGAAGAGGAAGAATTAGGAAAAACTGAATCATCCAAGACATTCCAGAATGGTTCGTTAAGAATCTATACTAAAAAAATGGTATTCAGCCGCCCAAACATGTTGCTAGCCAACCATCTTAAGCCAATATATGTTGCAGCTCATTTGGAAGGAATTCCCTTCAAAagagttttgattgatggagGAGCAGCTATTAACGTATTGCCCgccaagcaaatgaagaagataggAAGAGGTGTAGAAGATCCCATTCCCACAGATTTCACGGTCTCGAGCTTCTCCAGCGCTATCACCAAAACTCATGGAATATTACCTTTAGAAGTGGACTTGGGATCCAAGCAAATCatgctggcattctttgtggtggattGTGCTTCCACCTATGGAGCATTACTCGGAAGGgattggatccaccaaagtcTTGCCATACCCTCCACTCTACATCAACAAGTTGTTGTTTACCATGAAGCAGGAACAGAGGGACCCggcttttgggagatggtgGAGGCCGAGTCACGGCCATTTCTTCCTACAGCCAACAAAGCAGAAGCAAATTTCTACGATCCCAATGTAGGAATTCTGCAATGTTCAAGATCAGATAAGAACGGCCGTCCTACCAAGGTGACGACCCAAAAACTCTTAGAACAAGGAATGTTTCTCACTAGAGAAGAATGGGATAGACCCTGTATCGTCCCAACACCTCAATACCATCAATGA
- the LOC126610774 gene encoding uncharacterized protein LOC126610774, with product MPFGLKNAGATYQRAMNVIFHNLIGHNMEVYIDDIVVKSKTEKQHLIDLRSVEVDKNKSQAIMESLPPTNKMQLQRLLGKINFLKRFIANLAEKSIGSLLAQNNEGEKEQAVYYLSRILTEVETRYSPVEKLCLALYFTATLSEFSVQYVPQWAVKGQAIADFLAEHQESQEEIVNVPGILEKASGARIVIINPHGVHNYDLFLLDYQRNTNNQAEYEALIIGLEILIELGAMEVEVFGDSKESNLAANEMTQIASRVPIQERKYGVDVEVQRRNLPSILERGFSLDVMVLETETEDWRSPLIHHLKDPSAPTSKKNRQQTTKYVLWEENLLRKTPDWLLLKCLGQEESMRVMAEVHEGIYRAHLAGTKMRWLIRRYGYFWPDIEKDCKSHARGCEECQRHGPLQHVPSVPLNPVVKLWPCRGWVMDFIGQIYPSSSKGHTFIIVATDYFTKWVEVSAVKTITSAAVKKFIETKILHRFGVPETIIMDHSPEKWHEKLGDTLWAYRTSKRAGTGTTPFTLTFGQDAVLPMEINIQEGKKAVARAYNKKVKLKSFKEGDLVWKAVLPLGAQLRGLWEMEPDMGMSFYC from the exons ATGCCGTTCGGACTCAAGAATGCTGGTGCAACCTACCAAAGGGCGATGAATGTTATTTTTCATAATTTGATTGGCCATAACATGGAGGTGTACATCgatgacatcgtggtgaaaTCCAAAACAGAAAAACAGCATCTGATAGACCTCAG aagtgtagaagtggacaagaacaaGTCTCAGGCAATAATGGAGTCACTTCCGCCCACCAACAAAATGCAACTTCAGAGACTGCTaggcaaaattaatttcttaaagaGGTTCATTGCCAATTTAGCAG AGAAATCAATCGGGAGTTTACTAGCTCAAAACAATGAAGGCGAAAAGGAACAGGCAGtatactacctcagtagaatttTGACTGAGGTAGAAACAAGGTACTCCCCTGTAGAGAAGTTGTGCCTAGCTCTGTATTTCACTGCTA cattatcagagTTCAGCGTTCAATATGTACCCCAATGGGCGGTCAAGGGCCAAGCAATTGCTGACTTCTTAGCAGAGCACCAAGAGTCTCAAGAAGAGATCGTCAATGTACCAGGGATCCTTGAA AAAGCTTCTGGAGCAAGGATTGTCATCATAAATCCCCATGGAGTTCACAATTATGATTTATTCCTTCTTGATTACCAAAGGAATACCAACAATCAGGCGGAGTATGAAGCCTTAATAATTGGCTTGGAGATCTTAATAGAGTTGGGGGCAATGGAGGTAGAGGTATTTGGTGATTCAAA GGAATCTAATCTGGCTGCCAACGAGATGACACAAATAGCCTCAAGAGTACCAATCCAGGAAAGGAAGTATGGAGTAGATGTCGAAGTTCAAAGAAGAAATCTTCCTTCTATCCTAGAAAGGGGATTCAGTCTAGATGTAATGGTCCTAGAAACCGAGACGGAAGACTGGAGATCGCCTCTCATTCATCATTTGAAAGATCCTTCTGCACCTACAAGCAAGAAGAATAGACAACAAACAACTAAGTATGTCTTATGGGAGGAGAACCTGCTAAGGAAAACTCCGGATTGGCTCTTACTGAAATGTTTAGGCCAAGAAGAATCTATGAGAGTAATGGCCGAGGTACATGAAGGGATATATAGGGCACATCTAGCTGGAACGAAGATGAGGTGGTTAATTAGGAGGTATGGGTATTTCTGGCCTGACATAGAAAAAGATTGCAAGTCTCATGCCCGAGGTTGTGAGGAATGTCAAAGGCATGGACCCCTCCAACATGTGCCTTCAGTACCTTTAAATCCAGTGGTTAAACTTTGGCCCTGTAGAGGATGGGTAATGGACTTCATCGGACAGATTTATCCATCTTCTAGTAAGGGGCAtactttcataattgtggcaacggattatttcaccaaatgggtagaagtatCAGCTGTAAAGACCATCACTTCAGCTGCAGTCAAGAAGTTTATTGAGACCAAGATTCTGCATAGGTTTGGGGTGCCCGAAACCATAATCATGGATC ATAGCCCGGAGAAGTGGCATGAAAAGCTAGGGGATACTTTGTGGGCATACCGAACCTCTAAACGGGCAGGAACGGGGACAACTCCTTTTACTTTGACATTCGGGCAAGATGCGGTTCTTCCTATGGAAATCAAT attcaggAAGGGAAGAAagctgttgcccgagcttataacaagaAGGTAAAACTGAAGTCTTTCAAGGAAGGAGATTTAGTATGGAAGGCAGTCCTCCCTCTAGGAGCTCAACTTAGGGGGCTTTGggaaatggagcccgacatgggaatGTCCTTTTATTGTTAG